The nucleotide sequence TCATATTGGTGTACATCTGTACCAAAGTATCGACTTTCTCGTCGTCCGCCTTGACCCGGTCTTCCAGAATGCCGGAGATCTTGCTGCGCATCTCTTCCAGCTCTTTCAGGCGTTTTTCAAGTTCCACCTTCTGGGTGGCAAGTTCGGTCTCCATGCGGTTCAGCTCTTCTTCACGCGCATCAAGCTCTTTGTTTCTTTCATTCAGTTTTTGCAGGTGATCAATTTCAGCTCCGCTCAGTGCCGCCGTCACCGGGGCTTCGGCTTTCGGCTCAGCTGGAGTTGGCTCTGCCGGAGCCGCTGACGGCTGGGCAATCGCTTCGCCGGTCATCTGAACTTCGACACGTTTGATGATGTTTTCAACCTCTTCGTGATTCTGGAATCCCCAGATGGCAATCATGAAACCCATGAAGGAAACGCCAATCATTTTCCACGGTACCGGGGCTTTTTTCTTTTTCTTGGGAGCAGACATTTTCATGCGGCGGCGGATCTGCTGTTCGACGTCCTCGGAAGCCAGATCCAGATGCAGTTTCGGAGACGCGTTTCTTTTTTGAAACTTCACTCCGTTGTTCTGGTCGGCAACCTGACGTGCATTTTTGAAGAACTGATCGTATCCGCTTTTCATCTGCCTATGATTCCTTCACAGCTTTAAACCGCAGGATGGACTGTTCATCCATTTCCTTCTGGTCATTGGAAAGACGCTCAGCCCGATATTCTTCGAACTTGTTTTCACGCATCTTCTCCATAATTTTATATTCCAGAGCGGCTTGTCGCAAAATTTCTCTCTTGGCCTCGACCAATTTCTCGAATTCCTGAACTTTTTGCATTTGTCTCTGGATGCGGATTTGCTGACCTTGAAGAAACTCGTGGATCTGGGAAAGAGCTGGACCTTGGGCCCCGCCCTGATTACTGAGCGCCCCCACCTGTGCATGGGCATTCTGAACCTGGCTGCCCATCTGATTCAGACGTTCCAGTTCCTCTTGATAAAGGTTCACGGCCTCTTGAAAGTCCTTTTGCGCCAGATTCTCTTTGATTTTGCGGTGCTCAAGAACCTTTTGAAGTGGAAATTTGAATTTCATGATCCACCTCTATTAGGCGTTGATAAGAATCTGTTGCATTTGACGGACAGTCTGCGTGAAGTTGGTCGGGTCCTCGACTCTCTGTTTAAGGAAGTCGTTCACCTGATCAATCACCTTCACGGCCCGGTCGATCTTGGGATTGGATCCCGGCTTGTAGGCTCCGATGTTGATCAAATCCTCGGCGTCTTTATAGACCGCCAGGGTTTCACGCAGCTTTTGCGCCAGTTTGGAGTGCTCCGGCGAAGACACCGCCCGCATCACCCGGCTGGCACTTTGCATGATATCGATCGCCGGGAAATGACCCTTCTGCGCCAACGAACGGCTTAGAACGATGTGCCCGTCCACGATGGAACGCACGGAATCCCCGATCGGATCATTCATGTCATCCCCTTCCACCAGCGTCGTATAGAAGCCGGTGATACTGCCTTCGCCCTCAAAGGACCCGGCCCGCTCAAGGAGCTTAGGCAGGGTGGCAAAGACGCTCGGGGTGTAACCCTTCTGGGATGGCGGTTCACCGGTGCTCAGACCGATTTCCCTTTGAGCCATCGCAAAACGAGTCACCGAATCCATCATCAATAAGACATTCTTCCCCTGAGAGGAGAAGTATTCAGCCAGAGCCGTCGCCACATAAGCACCACGCATACGCAGCAGCGGGCTTTGGTCACTGGTCACACAGACAACAACCGATCTTTTCATCCCTTCCGGGCCCAGATCGTGCTCGATAAATTCGCGCACCTCACGACCACGTTCACCGATCATGGCGATCACGTTGACGTCGGCATTCGTATTCCGGGCCATCATGCCCAGCAATACGGATTTACCCACACCGGAACCCGCCATAATAGCGACACGCTGACCCAGTCCTGCGGTTAATGCGCCATTGATAGCACGAATCCCCAGGTCAATAGGCTCACGAATCGGACGACGATCCAGAGGGTTACGGACTTCACTGTACAAAGGAACTTCACGGAAATTTTCGACTTCGCCCAAGGCATCCAAAGGACGACCCAGGCCATCCACCACGCGGCCCAAAA is from Bdellovibrio bacteriovorus str. Tiberius and encodes:
- a CDS encoding FliI/YscN family ATPase: MSELEMNLDKYSDVIQSVHLTKDSGKVTEVNGMLIKGYLPGASVGSIVSINPSGMEKSFLAEVVGFKDKHVLMMALNDMRGVALGSKIVLARQIATVRAGEELLGRVVDGLGRPLDALGEVENFREVPLYSEVRNPLDRRPIREPIDLGIRAINGALTAGLGQRVAIMAGSGVGKSVLLGMMARNTNADVNVIAMIGERGREVREFIEHDLGPEGMKRSVVVCVTSDQSPLLRMRGAYVATALAEYFSSQGKNVLLMMDSVTRFAMAQREIGLSTGEPPSQKGYTPSVFATLPKLLERAGSFEGEGSITGFYTTLVEGDDMNDPIGDSVRSIVDGHIVLSRSLAQKGHFPAIDIMQSASRVMRAVSSPEHSKLAQKLRETLAVYKDAEDLINIGAYKPGSNPKIDRAVKVIDQVNDFLKQRVEDPTNFTQTVRQMQQILINA
- the fliJ gene encoding flagellar export protein FliJ → MKFKFPLQKVLEHRKIKENLAQKDFQEAVNLYQEELERLNQMGSQVQNAHAQVGALSNQGGAQGPALSQIHEFLQGQQIRIQRQMQKVQEFEKLVEAKREILRQAALEYKIMEKMRENKFEEYRAERLSNDQKEMDEQSILRFKAVKES
- a CDS encoding magnesium transporter MgtE N-terminal domain-containing protein; translation: MKSGYDQFFKNARQVADQNNGVKFQKRNASPKLHLDLASEDVEQQIRRRMKMSAPKKKKKAPVPWKMIGVSFMGFMIAIWGFQNHEEVENIIKRVEVQMTGEAIAQPSAAPAEPTPAEPKAEAPVTAALSGAEIDHLQKLNERNKELDAREEELNRMETELATQKVELEKRLKELEEMRSKISGILEDRVKADDEKVDTLVQMYTNMKPPQAAKVFETMDEDLAIEILGRMKKKNAADIMNLLKPEKAQILSEMFAGYKRRAPASAK